The genomic interval TCCAATCTTGCTTGGTAATAAAATAGCGATAACTTGTCGTCGCATGACGGGCTGTGAACTTCCAAGTAAATGTATTGGTACCGCTGCTAATATTGACCTTATTCCAGCGTGTAGCTGTTTGTTGGTCAAGATTGGCGAAGGCAGCAAGGCCGGCACTGGCGATTTTACCATCTGCAGGTCCAGCTGCTGGAAAACCTTTTAATCCTTCGAGGCTTTGCGGCTCATAAATAATTGCGCCACAGTTCGTATTCAGTCCATTTTTACATTGTATCGCCCGACTTGCAGGATTATCGATATAACCATGAGCAGAAACTGGCTTAACGAAAGCAATCATACTGGTTAATAGAAGCAGCAGACCGAGACAAGCAACCAACACACGTTTCTTCAAACTCGAACTCCTATGAATCTGATTCATCATCACATTACCTCCTAGGTTTTTGGTCTGGTTTTAGAATCCATCCATTTCCTAACAGCATGCGGATATCAGTATCATTTCCCCCCTCTCATCATAGCTGCGACGTCTATAAAGATAGGTTCACTTTAAGCGACCAACTCCTTTAAAATCCGAATTTATATAAACTCCTAAGAGCTTATACACGCATTAAAAAATGAGTAGTGAAGCCAAGATAGGTATGGTTTGGGTTCATGGGAAGGTGTGAGGTTTGGTAAAAAAAAGAAATCTTTCCGGATGTTTGTACCGAAGTGTGGTGGAGATGAATTGCCCTAAAATCGGATTGTAGCTGAGGAATGTTCTATGAATCAATCATAATGTAAACGTTATTATTTTGCACTGCTATTTTAGAACTAATATTTTTCACGCTCAAAATAGGTCTTGCACCCAACCCCAACGACCTAAGCTTATGACACAAGGATGTATATATTACCATTTTTTGTGTTTAAAGACCTAAATTTGTTTTCGTAATTGCAGCATATTAGGATACTTACATTGTTCTCCTATATTAAATTGCTTTTACTTCTATTTCAGCAATGGTACGTTTATTTTGGGATTGAACAGGACGATGATTATCAGGGAATATGGCTTGAAATGCTTTTATTTGAGCTTTCGACATTTCGATAGGCTTCTCTAGAATAGTCCACTTCACGCCCTCGGAACAAGGCGGAGTCGTCAGTGATCCTTGGTAGCGATAAGCGTCCAGATCACTAGGAAGAAGCTTGCTGAGATCAATTTTGTTTTTCAAAATAAAATCAGCAGCTGTCTTTGTTTTGGGCAGCTTGGACCAAATTTCCGTCAAGGCCGGGTTTCCTTTACCCTCCTTAATAAGTACGCCTAACACAGCTAGATTTCCAGTCTTGCTCTTATGTACAAAGTGCAGCTCCAAGGGGGATGCTTTTCCGTCTATTAAATGCTCACTCGGTGTATGGAAATGGAATTGAGCCAATGTGTACTTAGTATCGCCTATTGTCAACTGATTGGCAGCTGAAGATGTATTGGCTTGAATGGTATGTCCGCTATTGCCAAAGGTAAAGGAGGTTGGTTTGTAATGGACGGTCACCTTCGTTTTCTTGCCATTTTTATTTGCTTCGTCGCTGTGTATATCGATTGGTGATTGCTCCACTCCAGCACTGCAAGCAGCATATTCCGCATTAAGATGGGCCCAGCGCTCTGGTCCAGTGCTGCCATCATAGCTCCAATGCGGTGCTTCGCTCTCGGATTTTGATGCTGGTGCTGCATAAGCGACAGTTGAAGCTAGTAGAACTAGCATAGCTGCGCTTGTGAGTAATTTAGTCAAACTTGTGCTCATAAATCAATTGATCTCCTTAATAAGTTATGATTGAATGATACAAAAAACGGTACGCTGCTTCGAACACCTCCTACAGTATAGTACCAACAACTTGGCTAATTATAAATAATTTAGAAATATTTTGTGCATATTGAATATTTTGAACATAAAACTCATATTTTCATCATGACGATTACTGGCAAACATAAATAATGGAGCAACTGCCGCAGCAGTTGCTCCACTCTCCCGTTTATCATCTACTTTTCAAAAAACTCTTTAGCATATTCTACAACCCCATGGACATCTGAAAGTCCAGCATCAATAAGCTCCAATGCCATAAAGTTATCGTCAGAAACCTCGAATGGTGCTTCGATACCATATTGACTGGCTTTTTTATAACCAAACTTCGGATAATACTTTTCATGACCCAAAACAATGGAACCTTTATAACCAAGCCGTGCAGCGATTTTGTGGCCTTCGATTATCAGCTGCTTCCCTATGCTCTTGCTTTGCATCTCTGGCAATACAGCAACAGGTGCAAGAGCAATCAGCGTCTGATTGCCTACTTTTATTTCTGTAAAAAGAATATGACCCACGATTTCGGCCTCGTATTCAGCTACAAGAGATAACTCCGGAATATAGTTCGCTGAAAGCCTAAGCCTGTTTACCAAGTGATGCTCATCATGATCTGAATAGTCAGCATTTTCAAAAGCTTTTTGTACGACATGGTAGATTTCGTTAACGTCTTCATTGTTTTCTGGTCTGATTATAATATTCATTGGTTTAACCCTCTTTTAGTAGATTATGCCCGCTTCACAGCGGCAAAGTAGGTATGAATTTCGCTTTAACCTTCTCATTATCACTAAAGCTAGTCATAGAATCAAATGTTTGAACTGTGTACTCATTCATTTTAGCATTAAGTGTTCGCACGTTCACGATATTAGTCATTTTTTTCATGATTGGCACCTCCATCCTCATTACGCCTGCAGGGCTTACTTTGGTAGCGAAACAGGATGCTTGGATCGCAGCCATAGTAGGAATCGGACTCAACACTCTAAGCGTCCTCATTTATGTCAGTCTCGGTAACCGTTATGGAAATTAGAATTTCTAGACTTCGAACCCATACTGGAGTATGGCTTTAAGCCCATTGTAAAAGCTGGCTTCTCCTTTTCCGGATTTCAGGAAATGATTGTGCTGCTCATGATTTATCCTTATGTAGCGAAATCAGCAAAAAGAGGACGAGGCTTTGTATGGGGAACCGTAAGCGGTGGAATTGTACTGATCATCATTACTGTGGGATGTATAGGCGTAATGGGAGCTGCCGTCATCGCAAATCAATTATTTCCGGCCTACGTGCTGGCGAAAAATATTAACATCGGCCATTTTCTTGAACGTATTGAAGGCATTATGATGTTCATTTGGATTTTATCTATCGTGATGAAGATTGTGCTGACGTTTGATGCATCGTTGATTGGGCTCTGCCAGCTATTCAAATTGAAGGATTCGAAGCCATATGTCATTCCCATGGGATTTTGCTTGATCGCTCTAGCGCTGTTATGTTACACAAATACGATTTCCGTCAATGACTTCCTCACCAAAAACTGGACACCCTTTGCTACGATTTTCACGATTTTTGTACCCTTGTTCATTCTAGGTATATTACTGATTCGTGCACCGGGCGCGAGTAAAAGTAAGCAGGAAAATACAACTGAGAATGAGCAAGTATAGCTGTGATGGGAAGAAGACAAATCGGAGGTTTGTTTAATAAAACGGAGCCGCCTCAAAAGGCGGCTCCGTTGCAAAGCATAAATGACGGTAAAGCTCAGACATTATTTCCCCATAACTTCTTTCAATTTCAGCAGCACAGTAACCGCTTCAGCACGGGTAGCAACGCCAGTTGGCTCAAATTTATTACCGCTGCGTCCTTGTACAATTCCCTGCTTCTTCGCCGTTTCCGCAGCCTTCTTAGCCCATGCAGGTATAGCACTGTCATCAGCAAAGCCTGTTTTGCCGGTTGCATCTGCATCAAGGCCAGTAACTTTTGCGATCATAGCTACCATCTCGGCTCTTGATATGCTTGCATTTGGACGGAAGCTGCCATCCTCATAACCTGTAAGAATACCAGCTTCAACAGCCTGAGCTACTGCCTTAACCGCCCACGCGCCAATAGCAGACTTATCTTTAAATTGCAGCTCGCTTCCGCTTGTTTGCGGCTTCAGCATTTGCATCATCATCACTGCAAACTCCGCACGTGTTACCGAAATATTCGGCTTAAATGTGCCGTCTGAATAACCATTTACAAAGCCTTCTGCCACTGCCTTTTGGATATTCAGCTGTGCCCAGTGACCATCAATATCCTTGAAGTTCGGTTGATTTTTATTTATTGCCATGACAGCAAATTTCGTAAAGTGATCCACTTCAACTTCAATTTTATTACCGTTTATCTTGCCTCCAATAGATACCCATTTCTTGCTCGTCTCATCGAAGTAGAATACAGCTGCCGTTTGATTCTCTTTAAGCAGCGATGAATTAAATTCAAAGACGAGTGTTACATTTTTGCTGAATTTACCCGAACTGTTTTTCAACACTTCAAAGACTGAGCTGAGAGGAATATCGTCTTTCGAGAAAAGCTTAGCCGTATCCAGCAGCTCTTCAATGGTCAGCATAATTTCCTGAGCTGTTGCTCCAGCTGGGATCGTGACTTTAATTTTCTCACCTAAACTCACCTTTGCTGAGTAACCAGCTGGTATTGTTGCTTTGCCATTCGTAGATACAATCTCTGTTATACCAGTGCCGCCGCCTGAATTACCACCGATTGGCGCTTTAGGTGTCGTAATATTTCTCGCATTGCTTGCCTTGGAGAAATTATTCGCATGATCGAATGCGATGACATAATACTGGTAAGCTGTTTCCGAGCTTAACCCTGTATCACTATAAGATGTACTTGTTGTTGTTGCCAGCTCAATACCATTGCGGAAAACCTTGTAGCCTGCTACTCCCAAATTGTCAGTAGAAGCAGACCATGTCAAATTAATTTGAGTGCTGGAAACCGCTTCTGCTTTTAAATTCGATGGATCAGTAGGCGCATCCGTATCAACGATAGTTGGTGTCCACCAGTTGCCGGATACGACAATCATGCTGAGCAAACGGAGATTATTGCCAAAATATAAATCATCTTCCGTTTTAACAGCCGTATTATGATCCCAAAGCTTATTTAGCCATTCTTGATTGGATGAATCGATCATTGCACTAACCATTAGCGGAGCTGAGAAAGTGATATCTTGATAATCAGCTATCGCTTCCGAGCCATCCAATTTATAGCCCGCCAAAATATTTTGTGGATCGTTATCCGTCTTTTTACGAATCCACTCATTTAATGTACTTAACTGATCTTTTGCACGTTTTTCCCCTGTAATGAGATAGTCTGTGCCTATGCGCCATGGTGTACGGGATGAGTTGTAGCTATAATCGCCGTCCGTATCTGATTCTAGGAAGAACGGCGGTGCAGGTATAAAGCTTCCACTGTCAGTATCCTTCACGACAAAGTCTGGAAGCAGACCAGCGTTCGGACTGAAATTTTTATAAAGGCTTTCCATCACGTTATAGGTTTTGTCGACTACCTGATTCCAACGGCCATCGCCGGAAACAACAGCAAAATCCTTCATATGCTGCAGCATGAAATCCGAAGGACGGGTAGCATTTTCATACTCGCCGCTAGTTGCCCAATCGGCAATTCTTAATACCCAATCCTTTTGGTTGACTTCACTATCCATAATGGCTTTTATTACTTTACGAGCCTGAGCCAAATAATCAATTTCCCCATCATTTCCCCATTGCTCGCTCGCAAGAAGAAGTGCATAAGCAATATCCATATCTCCATCTGTAGCTGAATCCACACCGTTAATGTCAATAATTGCTTTACCATTATCAGCTTGCTGCCAAGCCATGAGGTCTGGATTTATTTCACTTGGATGTGCTCTGAAATAACGATACATGCCGTCAAAATACTTCTTCGCATCTTTATCATGGCCTGCCATTAGAGCAGTGATCAGCATGCCGTAGCCATGAGCTTCAGAAACGGTAATCTCATTCTCTTCAAACCAGTCTCCATCCGCATACCACACATAATATTGACCTGAGGTATATGGATTCTCTTTCAAATATTTCGTTTTCCACTCGTCATATAATCTTGACACGGTATTATCCATATCAGCTTGCGTAATATGATTTGGCTTAATTGTGCCGTCCGCATAAGCGGTATGCTGAGGGAATGCTTTAAGCGGACCTTCACCCGCAGCAGCCGGTTTCGTCTTCACGCTTATCGAATTACTTGCAAGCGATTCTAGTCCCTCTTGATTAACTGCTTTCACTTCATACGTATAAGTGCTGTTTGCAGCTAAACCTGTATCGGAATAGGATAGCTTTGAGCTTGATGTTGCGCCAACTTTCACGCCATCACGGTACACATTATAACCTGCCACGATGATGTTCCCAGAGGATGCCGCCCAAGTCAATTCGTTCTGATAAGGGGATACGGCTTTTCCAGTTAAGCTTGTTGGTGCTGAAGGCGGCTCATTCTCGGCACCATTTTCAATCGTTGTGACTTCCACCGGAGCGGAGTTGTCTCTTGTTCCAACAGCCTTGACGATAAAATCATATTTCTTATTCGAATTGATGTCTTTAATTTCTAAGCTGTATTCTGTTTGATTGCCGGTTACCGAAATATATTCGCTCCAGTGTGCTGCTACTTTGTCGTTCTTCTCGTAAATTCTAAATCCTCTAACCGGTTCTGTTCCTGTAGAAGGCTTCTTCCAAGATAAAATCGCTTTATCCCCTTCCACCTTCACCTTGACGTTCTCTACCTTCTCCGGCTTCGTATCCGTTCTTCTGATTCCGTAATCATCATAAGCTTTCAATCCCTTGCCAACTGTATTTTCAGCTTTTTCGTCTGCAACAGCTGCTGTGAATGCGGTAAAAGCAAGTACTTTATCCGAAATAGACACATCCGTAAACATTTTCTTGAATGGTTGAGTGTCAATCTCAGCAAAGTAATCATCATAAGGAATGGGATTGCCGTTCTCATCCTTTACTTCTTGCGCATCCCCATTTTCATCAATATAATGCTGATTATTTTTTTCGTAAAATTTATTTCCGAACGCATTAGACATCAGGTAGACTGTCCCTTTAGGATCGATGGCATTGCCTTCCTCATCGATTTTAAAATCTTTAATGATCTCATCATTTAACATTTGAAATGATCTCATATACATATGATCATGGGCTTCGAACACCATATCGATTCCCATTTCGTCAAATTCAGGAATAAGATACTTTTTGTAAAATTGTACCCGCTCATCTTCCCATTGCGCTGAATTGTCGCCAGCTCCGTAAGGTCCTTTATGGAAAGTGACAAACTTCCATTTCTTATCGCTTTTCGCTACTGTGTTTTGCATCCATTTCACTTGATCCCAGAACTCTTTATCCGCCCATTCTACATCTTTCCCATTCGCAGCAAGTCCGCCTTCATATTGGGAATTGAATACCATAAAGAGCGCGTCGCCATACTCGAAGGAATAAACAGAACCTTCATCCGTACCGGCTACCGTTTGCTTAGGCAAGTTGAAGTGGTTATAGAAGTTATTATTAGGCGTCGTTACATCACCGTCATAATCATTCACTTCATGACCGCCAAGTACAGGCACATAAGGAACATTTGTGAGAGAATCCTGTGCTAAGCCCAGCATCCACTGCCATTGCTCCTCCAAGTCTCCATTGTCGACCAAATCGCCCGCACTGATCAGAAATTTAGGATCGCCAATATAATCGACTGCTTTCCTAAACGTATCTGCCCACGGTTCAAAATCAGACTTATTAGAAGCCTGCGAATCCGATCCTGCAATAAAGCGGAAAGGTTGGTTAGCTGCTGTATCCGTTGTAAATGAACCAATCGAGCTCCAGCTGCCTTCTTCTCCATTGCCAACTCGGAATTTATAAGCTGTACCTGGTTTCAGCTCTCTTGCGATTGCTTTATGACTAATGAATTTCGTGAAGGTTTTGGAATCACGATCAGCTTCTGTCATAAAGGTTTCAATTTCCTCCGCCGTTCCTTTATAGCTGACTGCTCCATCTGCCGGGAAGACATTCCCTGACATTTTCGAAGCCTCAACGACTTGAACGACAGAGTCTGTCATCGTATCGGTATACCATGCTAGAGCGATACTCGTCTTGGGATCACCGTTAAATGTCATATTGATCATTTTCGGCAAGAACGGCGATTGTTGTATGCTAAAGCTCCATGCCAAATCACGAATCTGAGTCACTTCGTCTGTACCTTTGATTAATGATTTCGGAACAGAGATCGTATACGTTTTGCCATAGCTAAACTCCGGATGATTAATTTTAAGCGTGTTTCCACCTACAACTTCAAGTGAAACACCTGCTAATGGTTTATTCTCATTGTCGACAATGCTTACAGCAGATGCGGTGTCTAAAGAGATAGCCTTATTAAACTTCACGGTCAACGGCGCATCCACCGATACATTTTCAGCCTTGTCCTTTGGAAGCTTAACCAGATCAATAGTCGGTACAGGAATGGCCGAGTTATCTATACGCTCTCCTTGAACCAGAATGTTTCTGATTTTGCTGGAGCCTCCGCCTCCAATTCCATCACTATTGCCATTTGTGTTCTGTCCCGAGCTAACGACCCAGCGAAGATACAGAAGCTCCTGATCATTCGCTTCACTTGGAATCGCAACGTTTTTCAATTTGCATTCATCGTTAGGAGGGCAACTATATACTCCTTTTGTCATTTTAACCGCAGCGTTTGGCACATCCGTCCATGACGCCCGATCCGTGCTCATCTGCAGTTTAAAATCACGCGGGCCGGAGCCGGAAGAAGTTTGCTCCGATGACAAGGTTAAATTTTTAAAGCCTTTAGTCGAGATCGTAGCAAGCCAATATTTTTGGCTAAAATCACCGCTCCAGCCTTGATAACTAAGATCCTTGTTGCTCCCGCTATAGTATTCAAACGTTCCACCGACATTTTGGAACAAGGAAGCCGCTCCGTAAGCACCGCCTGTTGCTATGGAGATGCCATTATCCCCTTCATTCGGAAATATCCATTCCGCAACCTTCTCTGCTCCGTTACTCACAGCTGCTGGTTCATCCGCGGCAGCAACAAAGTTGGAGAAAGTGGTTGTCAACATGATGAACGTTAATAATATACAAGTCATTACATGAAATGATTTTTTCCGTTTGTTTCTGCTATGCATATACTTAACCTCTTTTCTTTTCCATAATGAAAACGAATGACCTAAAAGTCCATTTTTTGAATGCGCTATCATTTATATTTGGTTTTCACAATCACTCTTGGCTCCACCCCCTCATCCAGGACGACTTTGCGCTGTCTCAAAGTTTAAACGCTTTAATCTTCAAAAAAGAGTTTATCCTGTAAGGAAAGTCCTGTCAATCACTTCCAAGGATTTTTCTGCGAATTTCAGAGCTATTTACTTGTCAAATTCAAATTTCTCTCCTTATTTCGTACTTTTTCTCCCCGTTCCTATAAGAAAAACGAATTCATTAATTATTTTAAGTATAAGCGCTTAAATTATTTGTAAATTTTAATAGTGTTGACTTTTCAGATGCATAGACTTCCTAAAATGCTTAAAATATACATTAATTACTATTCGAGTTTTCGAGAAAAGGTGGGTTTAGCTGTGATGAAAATAAGAAGAGTAAGAGGTTTATCTAGTTTTATGAAAGAACGATCAAACACAAGGCTTCCCAGTACCCCCATAAAATGACTATCGTCATATTAAGAAAATTACCTTTATCACTAAATAAGGCATGCCAAAACAATTAAGATAAAAGCATCAAATCGATGAGGTGAGCGAGAAAATGAACGGAAACACTTTTTATATGATGATCACTTTTATAGCCGTTTTAGTTTTGTGGAGAAGGACGAGAAGCATGTACCGTCCTATACGTGGAAACGGGATTCGATTACTGATTCCTCTGTTATTCATAATCCCTGGCCTTTCTTTAATCTTCAACCCTAACGTGAATGAACCGGCTTGGGCATTTGGAATAGCCTTCGGGCTTGGCGTTATATTTTCCATCCCATTGATTTGGACGACTAATTACGAAGTGAGAGAAGACAATTTGATTTATTCCAAGAAAAACTGGGGATTTATCGCAGCTTTCATAGGTATTGTGTTCATACGGTTTGCTCTGCGTCAAGAATTGTCCGACTTGGATCCTCAAGGTAAAACAGCTTTATTCATGCTAGTAGCTTTCGGTTATATCATTCCGTGGAGAGTTTTTTCGTTTATCAAATTTCGGCGTGTGGCCAACCAATTGCAATTGTCTAAAATAAACTAAATTTTGGTTGCCTGTTCTTACACCTAAACTCTCTATTGCAGAATATCACTTGAATACTAAGATGATATCTCTTAATACAATAGCTGATTGAAAGTATGCTCTCTAAATGAGCACATCTGTCAGCAGCGGCTTCATATAAGCGCATAAATGCACTTAGTTAACCAACTCCTTCTCAAATCTGCTCAACTAGATGCATTTGTACTCCTATTTTCATCATTTTCATCTCATTCGTTAAAAACAAGTGCACTTCTGCGCTTATTTACACCATACTATCGGTTCACGCCCAAACCAATCACACAACATGCTACAACATGCACACTGCATACGAGAAAAACCCTTTGTGAATAACCAGTCCAATGAAATGGGAATCTTATACAGGATAAGACTGATAAGAATTTGGAGTGAGCGGAAAATGAAAACGATGACAGCGGCTGGCAGCGCTAACCTGCAAACTGGCGCGACTCAAAAAACAGTAGGCCAGTACTTGTTCGATTGTCTACAGCTGGAGGGCATTACCGAAATTTTTGGCGTTGCTGGGGACTATAACTTTACACTATTGGATACGCTGGAGCGCTATAATGGCATCCGGTTTATGAGTGGACGGAACGAATTAAATTCAGGTTATGCGGCGGATGGTTATGCAAGAGTTAAAGGCATATCCGCTCTTATTACGACTTTCGGAGTCGGAGAGCTTAGTGCTTGTAATGCGATAGCGGGAGCTAACAGCGAGCATGTGCCGCTAATTCATATAGTAGGTGCGCCTCCCGATAAGGATCAAAAGGAACATAAGCTGATGCATCACACTCTAATGGATGGAAATTTTGACGTCTTCCACAAAGTGTACGAGCAGATTACGGCTTATACTGCAGTACTGACACCTGAAAACGCTGAGATTGAAATTCCTGCCGCCATTCGTATTGCGAAGGAGAAGAAAAAGCCAGTGTACCTCGTTGTGGCTGATGATTTAGTGACCATGCCGATCATGACACGAAGTGAGCCGATACCCCCGCGTCCAATATCCAATCTGAAAACTCTTCAGGCAGCAACGGAACATGCCCGCCAACTGCTGGGGCGTGCCCAGCGGCCGGTCATTTTGGTTGATGTCAAAACCATGCGTTTCGACCTTGTAACAGCAGTTCGGCAGCTAGCCGATGCGATGAACGTACCTGTTGCTACAATGATGTTCGGCAAGGGGGCATTTGACGAAACCCATCCGAATTATATTGGGATGTACGAAGGTTCATTCGGAAGTTCTGAAGTCCAAACCACAGTAGAAAATGCTGACTGTGTCATTGCGGTAGGCATGGTATGGGCGGACAATAATACCGCGAACTTCACTGCGAAGCTAAACCCGCTCGTGACAATCAATATTCAACCGGACATGGTCAAGGTCGCAGAAGCGGAATATCCGAATGTGTTCGCAGCCGACATGCTG from Paenibacillus sp. FSL K6-3182 carries:
- a CDS encoding N-acetyltransferase — encoded protein: MNIIIRPENNEDVNEIYHVVQKAFENADYSDHDEHHLVNRLRLSANYIPELSLVAEYEAEIVGHILFTEIKVGNQTLIALAPVAVLPEMQSKSIGKQLIIEGHKIAARLGYKGSIVLGHEKYYPKFGYKKASQYGIEAPFEVSDDNFMALELIDAGLSDVHGVVEYAKEFFEK
- a CDS encoding glycosyl hydrolase family 8, producing the protein MHSRNKRKKSFHVMTCILLTFIMLTTTFSNFVAAADEPAAVSNGAEKVAEWIFPNEGDNGISIATGGAYGAASLFQNVGGTFEYYSGSNKDLSYQGWSGDFSQKYWLATISTKGFKNLTLSSEQTSSGSGPRDFKLQMSTDRASWTDVPNAAVKMTKGVYSCPPNDECKLKNVAIPSEANDQELLYLRWVVSSGQNTNGNSDGIGGGGSSKIRNILVQGERIDNSAIPVPTIDLVKLPKDKAENVSVDAPLTVKFNKAISLDTASAVSIVDNENKPLAGVSLEVVGGNTLKINHPEFSYGKTYTISVPKSLIKGTDEVTQIRDLAWSFSIQQSPFLPKMINMTFNGDPKTSIALAWYTDTMTDSVVQVVEASKMSGNVFPADGAVSYKGTAEEIETFMTEADRDSKTFTKFISHKAIARELKPGTAYKFRVGNGEEGSWSSIGSFTTDTAANQPFRFIAGSDSQASNKSDFEPWADTFRKAVDYIGDPKFLISAGDLVDNGDLEEQWQWMLGLAQDSLTNVPYVPVLGGHEVNDYDGDVTTPNNNFYNHFNLPKQTVAGTDEGSVYSFEYGDALFMVFNSQYEGGLAANGKDVEWADKEFWDQVKWMQNTVAKSDKKWKFVTFHKGPYGAGDNSAQWEDERVQFYKKYLIPEFDEMGIDMVFEAHDHMYMRSFQMLNDEIIKDFKIDEEGNAIDPKGTVYLMSNAFGNKFYEKNNQHYIDENGDAQEVKDENGNPIPYDDYFAEIDTQPFKKMFTDVSISDKVLAFTAFTAAVADEKAENTVGKGLKAYDDYGIRRTDTKPEKVENVKVKVEGDKAILSWKKPSTGTEPVRGFRIYEKNDKVAAHWSEYISVTGNQTEYSLEIKDINSNKKYDFIVKAVGTRDNSAPVEVTTIENGAENEPPSAPTSLTGKAVSPYQNELTWAASSGNIIVAGYNVYRDGVKVGATSSSKLSYSDTGLAANSTYTYEVKAVNQEGLESLASNSISVKTKPAAAGEGPLKAFPQHTAYADGTIKPNHITQADMDNTVSRLYDEWKTKYLKENPYTSGQYYVWYADGDWFEENEITVSEAHGYGMLITALMAGHDKDAKKYFDGMYRYFRAHPSEINPDLMAWQQADNGKAIIDINGVDSATDGDMDIAYALLLASEQWGNDGEIDYLAQARKVIKAIMDSEVNQKDWVLRIADWATSGEYENATRPSDFMLQHMKDFAVVSGDGRWNQVVDKTYNVMESLYKNFSPNAGLLPDFVVKDTDSGSFIPAPPFFLESDTDGDYSYNSSRTPWRIGTDYLITGEKRAKDQLSTLNEWIRKKTDNDPQNILAGYKLDGSEAIADYQDITFSAPLMVSAMIDSSNQEWLNKLWDHNTAVKTEDDLYFGNNLRLLSMIVVSGNWWTPTIVDTDAPTDPSNLKAEAVSSTQINLTWSASTDNLGVAGYKVFRNGIELATTTSTSYSDTGLSSETAYQYYVIAFDHANNFSKASNARNITTPKAPIGGNSGGGTGITEIVSTNGKATIPAGYSAKVSLGEKIKVTIPAGATAQEIMLTIEELLDTAKLFSKDDIPLSSVFEVLKNSSGKFSKNVTLVFEFNSSLLKENQTAAVFYFDETSKKWVSIGGKINGNKIEVEVDHFTKFAVMAINKNQPNFKDIDGHWAQLNIQKAVAEGFVNGYSDGTFKPNISVTRAEFAVMMMQMLKPQTSGSELQFKDKSAIGAWAVKAVAQAVEAGILTGYEDGSFRPNASISRAEMVAMIAKVTGLDADATGKTGFADDSAIPAWAKKAAETAKKQGIVQGRSGNKFEPTGVATRAEAVTVLLKLKEVMGK
- a CDS encoding cytochrome c biogenesis protein CcdC gives rise to the protein MNGNTFYMMITFIAVLVLWRRTRSMYRPIRGNGIRLLIPLLFIIPGLSLIFNPNVNEPAWAFGIAFGLGVIFSIPLIWTTNYEVREDNLIYSKKNWGFIAAFIGIVFIRFALRQELSDLDPQGKTALFMLVAFGYIIPWRVFSFIKFRRVANQLQLSKIN
- a CDS encoding carbonic anhydrase family protein; translated protein: MSTSLTKLLTSAAMLVLLASTVAYAAPASKSESEAPHWSYDGSTGPERWAHLNAEYAACSAGVEQSPIDIHSDEANKNGKKTKVTVHYKPTSFTFGNSGHTIQANTSSAANQLTIGDTKYTLAQFHFHTPSEHLIDGKASPLELHFVHKSKTGNLAVLGVLIKEGKGNPALTEIWSKLPKTKTAADFILKNKIDLSKLLPSDLDAYRYQGSLTTPPCSEGVKWTILEKPIEMSKAQIKAFQAIFPDNHRPVQSQNKRTIAEIEVKAI
- a CDS encoding thiamine pyrophosphate-binding protein, with translation MKTMTAAGSANLQTGATQKTVGQYLFDCLQLEGITEIFGVAGDYNFTLLDTLERYNGIRFMSGRNELNSGYAADGYARVKGISALITTFGVGELSACNAIAGANSEHVPLIHIVGAPPDKDQKEHKLMHHTLMDGNFDVFHKVYEQITAYTAVLTPENAEIEIPAAIRIAKEKKKPVYLVVADDLVTMPIMTRSEPIPPRPISNLKTLQAATEHARQLLGRAQRPVILVDVKTMRFDLVTAVRQLADAMNVPVATMMFGKGAFDETHPNYIGMYEGSFGSSEVQTTVENADCVIAVGMVWADNNTANFTAKLNPLVTINIQPDMVKVAEAEYPNVFAADMLLAVQNIGYIGQGLAGKTTFPYDQITGSAGDPLTAAIYYPRFQKMLKEGDIVVAETGTFYNGMAQVRLPRNATYIAQGGWEAIGYATPSAYGANVAAPDRRVLLFTGDGSLQLTAQEISTMLFYKCKPIIFILNNDGYTIEKYLNVKTENQQYNKIPQWSYTKLAEVFGGDAFAVTVRTYGELDQAIIQAERECTGRLCIIEMIAADPMDAPENMRRMRNYLEMQEKQRSQN